The Equus quagga isolate Etosha38 chromosome 20, UCLA_HA_Equagga_1.0, whole genome shotgun sequence genomic interval TGGACCTAACAATAGGCAATAGCACTATCAAGATGAATAAATCATACTAGCATCCAAGATGAATTCTGAATTCCATTTCTTCGGGGAAGCATTTTGTCTTTGCAGTTACTTCTCTAAAATCAGTGCTGGATCCTGCCCCCAAAACCCATACCCCAACTGTTGACATTAAGAGCGGGAATCTTGAAAGGCTTGAGTTTTCATCAGTCAAGTTAAGGGCGGCCTGAATTTAGCAGAAGGCCGTGCAGAAGGATGCCAGGGGATTCCCACTATAACACTCAGGTTACCCTTTTGAAATAAAGCACCATGGATGACTTTAGTTGAAGGTCAGACAGTGGAAATCCTTAACCTTTGTTCCACTCTTAGTTCTCAGATGATACATCTGCTTAGAAAATAGTTATGGGAACATCAGAGGAAAAGCATTTCCCCTTCAGCATTCAGCTTCTCAAGCAGTGTGTCCAGTTTGGAGAACTGCCCCTTCAGGGCTTCAATGAAGAGAAGTACAATATTCCATCTAGTGgtcaaagaaggaaagataaaaagttTCCAGGAAGAGGTTTGTGGGGCAAAGTGACAGAACAGTGGCTTTTCAGCAGGTATCTTTTCCAGAACATGATAGAACCTAgccttggtggtggtggtgctttTTGAGTATGCCTGTACAAACAAAGAATCTGGGGCACCATCCTTACAAAGCCATTCGGCAGAATTCTGTTCTCACAGAGAACAACTATCACGATGGCAGGTTGTGAACAGTTTATCTGAAGGGAGGCCCTCTTGCGTTCCCACCCtcatggaagaagaaaggaaacaaaccaTTCATGCCTAAACTTGTTTGTCTTGTGCCTAAGTTTGTGAATATGTGAGTTTGAGAAAGACAAGCTTGTAATGTGAActttaagaaggaaggagagttaGTCTAACAAAGGATCAAAAACAAACATTCTTCAGCGAGGTGATGAGGAAACGGACAAAGTGCTGTTTGTGTTCCCAGCATCTGCACCCTCCACGCCCTTGCTCTTAGAGAAAGCTGACCAGATTGACTTCCCGGGAATTTCTCAGGGTGCAGATAATGTTTTGTTGGCGCAGTGCCCACTTCCTGATTAGAATCATCTAACCAACCTCCCAGAATTCTCAACCCAGGAATTTCTTGAGGTGCAGGTAATAATTAGTTGGCCCAGTGTCCACAGTGGTAGTGACGTCTTCTTGATTGGAATCCTCTAACTACCCTCTCAGTACTCTCAACCAAAGGGCCTACTGTCAGTCCTCTTTACTGCTCCTTAGCACCTCCTCTCCCCGGTTCTGGAGAAGAGCCATAAAGTAATAATACAGTTCCTGTTTCCTACAACTCTaactgccactgccactgctaCCTTGACCAGGGCCTGCTTTCTAGACAGTAATTAGGGTGTCCCCTTGGTCAGAGCCTCCCTCTTTGTGTGCTCCCTTCTCCATTGTCCCACCTGCAGTTTTGTAGCATCCCTCTATGGGCTGTCaaagaagaagacacagagagcCTGGCCATTTCCACACCTGCCCTTTATTGGACCCATCTGGTAGGCTGACTCAGGGCCCTTCACGCTTTTCAGACACCGTCCATACAGGTTTAGGAAGGTGCCATCATTCTGTGAAGGCCCAGAGCCCACCGAAGTCTTGGAGCCTGGAGTTGAATCACCAACCTGAAGGTTTGGGGATGGAAAGGAAACAGGCAGACTGGAGAGGCAAGGCTCTTCAATGAAGGAGACTGATTCCAAGGGACAGCTTAGGTCAGCCGTGTCTCCTGAGGGCACACCAAAtcctaaggaaagatgctcaagGGATGGATGGAGTAGATCTGTGTGCTGAGCAGCTTGTGCCTATATGGCAACTTTGAGGAGGCGCTTGATGTCAGGCTCAATGTTGATGGTGGGGAAGGTGCGGCTGTAGCGTCGGAAGGGCTCCCCCTCTGGCCCAATAAGGAACTTCTCAAAGTTCCAGGACACATCTGAGCGGCACACCGGGCTCCAAATGATGAACTTGGGATCGGTCATAAGGGAAAGTGGGTCATCATAAGGGTAGGGGAGCTTGTCCTTCAGGTAGGCGAAGACAGGATGCTGGTTCTGACCATTCACTTCACACTTTTGGACAAGGGTAAAGGTGGGCTGGAATCCACCCCCAGGGCGGACATACTTGAGACTGTTCAGGATCTCCTCATTCTGACAGTTCTCCTgggggaggaaaaagacaaagagcatggaaaagggaaggaggcaATGAGAGGTCCACAACATGCAAATTTCTCACCCTCCTATACTCCCTTCCTAGGATCATTCTTTTctatgtaacttttttttcctctcttctttctcttttttcctttgcattgtCTTACTCTTGCCTTGGAGTTTTCCCTCTCATGGCTATTGTTTGATGGTTTGCTAGGCCGTTTCAGAAAGTTCTTGCCATTCCTAGCTTGGCAGTTCTTATACTGAAAGATTTCGCACTTTTGGGGTGATGCTTCCCTCTCCAGTCCACCCTGAGCGAGTCTTAGGGCATCTGTCTGAAGCTTCAAGGAACGTTGACTGGGGGCACTAGAAAGAAGGGCTAACGAGACTCAGGTCATACTGCCTAGAACCCTCCTTCTACTTCCCTACACacctaaacacacacatactcacaccccctgccaccaccttccttttctctctgccctgGTTTTGCCTCTGTTGCTTCTAATTACATGTAAGTATTGAGTGTAGCTTTGCCTCTGCCCTACTCAGTTCTTCAAACTAAGGGTGAAATTGAGGCCTAGAGGAATGGGATTTATAGCTTCTTGCTTTCATCTTGCCTTGTCCTAGATTTGAAGCGCAGGTAGAAGGAAGCTTTGATGAAGGAAGACCCCATCCAAGGAAGTCTGGTTTTCAGATGCCAGAAAGGCAAAATAAGTTAGAGATATCACTGAATGTACTCTAAATGGAATCATTAAGTGAccaacagaaatgaataaaatagggTAGAGGGGTTAGGGTTCTGCAATAGGCCAGGGGAAGGGGAAGTTAAGGAAATAAGTGCTTGAAGGCTGAAGGTTGTGAATGTGTAATTATCATTCCTTTCACTTCTGGACTGCTATCCCAAGACTCTGGCTCCGCATACTCATTTACTCTACTCAGCTGTGAATGCTTTAGTTCTGAACCCGTTACCTATCTTTCCCTTCCCGCTGCCACCCTTGTCCTATCCTCACTTGGCATTCCCTACCCTGACAACCCTAAAAGGCCCGTGGAAAccctattttccatttcttccccctAGTCTAAGAGTCAGATATCTGCCTCCGGGAGAAAGTTTCTGCCTCTGATCTACTAGAACCAATTAGTATAGTCAGTTCCAGGCCATGATGACATCTTGAGCCCAGAGTTGACCTCTGTTAGACTTCttatctgtctcttttttttttaatgaggtcaaattggtttataacattgtgtaatttcaggtagaCATTATTACTTATCAGCTTCTGTGTAGAATttatcgtgctcaccaccaatagtctagtttttatccatcaccatatgtatgtgccctTTAGACTTATCTCTTAATGCAAATGGCTGGCTGGCCACTGGCAGGTTATGGTTTCCCTCCAGCAACTAGCTAACCTGAAATGATGGTGTAAGACTGCCAGGGCCAGAAAGATACCGCTAAAGaagtttccctctttctttctctcctgccctgACCAAGCCAAGAAACAGACTGAGACAGGGAGGGAACAGTGAGAGCAATAAGGTTTGGGCTCAGGTCTGTCACAGCTAATGCCACTTCAGCCTTCCTGCTTATATCTCTGCTAATCTCTTCCTTGCCTTCATGCCACTGTGAAGTGAACTAAGGGGATTATAATTAGAGGGTTCACTTGAGGACATTCTGCCTGCTTGtgctattaaaataataagtgaaaaCAGAAGAATCCCTAAAAGATAACTTGAGATGTGTGGGCTGAAGATCTTTAACAAGCTGACCCATCAGTCAGAGACAGAGAGGTCCATGTGATGCCCAGGAGAGACACATGCGTGTTGCAAACCCTTAGCTTTCCCCCAGATTCACTCTCCACTTGGctgatttaaaacaaatgaacaaaatcctTCAATCTAAATAATAAAGTTGCTTGCATTTGcatattactttatatttttcaagttgcttttgtatattttattctctgaacctcacaataatcctatgaggtaagtagttttatccccaatttacagatgaggacactcaaacagaaaaattgagtgaCTCTTCCTGGGGCGCAGAGCCGTTAAACAGCAGAACCAAGTCTCGCTAGAACTAAGGTCTCCTGAGTCAGTTCAGTCCTAGTTTGATTCTTGATCTTCTATTTCTTCCactcattgattcaacaaatatttaatgagcgcCTTCTATACCCCAGGCACTGTGGACAcaggggagagaaaaacagaccTGGTACCAGCCGTCATGGAGTATAGCggaaagacaataaacaataaaagccCACACCCTCAGTGTTTAGTCACAGTTAGAATCATGCATACTTCTCCTTGGTATTCACATCTACCTAAAGACCTAGATTAACAAAACATACCCTGTGATTCCAGACACTCCAACACACAGTCACTCTCCCACTCCCGACCTTAGCCTACTAGTGCTACAGCGACCCAACTCCTTGGGTACAATACAAGGGATCCCTCACCTGATGTCCAAATTGGTTGCACGGGAAGCCGAGAACCACCAGGCGCCTGGGAAAGCGGCACTGCAGCTCGTTGAGCTGGGTGAAGTCCCGGGTAGTTGTGCCTCAGAGCGAGGCCACATTCTCAATCAGCACCGCCCTGCCTCGGAATGTATTGAAATCTATCTTCTCCCCATCCAGGCTGATAGCACTAAGGTCGTAGAAGGACTTAGCAATGTAAGCCATGGTGGAAGTGCAGAGTGAGCGCCAGAGTGGGGTGAGCCCACTGAGGGCCTATTaaaggggtgggaaggaaggaggagcctGGAAGGACAGGAAGGATCTCACAATGAGGCTTTGAGCATCGCCAGGATGACTTAGCAAAAACGGTCACCCACCTGTAAGCTGTTTGAACAAGGAAGCTGCTGCTCCTATTTACAGACTCTGAACAAAGCCACCTCCCTGTCCCACCCTCCTGGCAACCTGGGAAGGGCCAATTTGATAGCTATGAACAGAGGTGAATAATTCACTACTTGCAGGAAACCAGAGCCCCAAAGGTCAaatagggaggaaaaaagggagggagagatacAGGATTGACTCCTCCTTGCCTCAGCAAGTTGTTTTCACGTGgcacagacatttattgagtgcctgctgagTGCCAAGCTCTGCACTGTACAATTGAGAGGTCGGGTCTGCTGAGATCTGAAAGCGGAGGGGGAGAATTGGGGCACATGTCCCTTGACTCAGTCTACAACTGAAATACACatattactgttttcatttttctctttgttgctttCCACAAGCACAAAATCAAAGGAACCATTAGGAGGACAGTGTGTGATTTTCTAGCAATAATGGTTTCAGTGTCTCAGCTTGCACCAGGCTGAAGGGATGAAGTTTGTCTTGAAAAGTCCTCAAGTGAGTGATGTTACTTGTCCTGGAGAGCGCCTCCGCCCTTGCCCCTGCACTGTACCATCTCCTCCTCTAGACCCCATACCTGCCCCCACACCGTCATAAGGGTGCAGTCAGGAGGAGTCATAGAGCTGTGGGTAAGCTCAGAGGGGATGGCCCACACCTACCTCCTCTCAGACAAAGGCTCAGTCCCAAAGACTTTCCAGAGGGGGTTGTGCCGGTCATTCCCCACAGGAGGAAGTGTGCAGGGACTCAAAGCTGCTATGGTTCTAAACCCAGTGAGGCCACTCGGGATGTTTTCAACAGGAGCCATGCAATGTGTCGCAGGACATCTGGGGACCTGCTAAGGGCTACAATGGGAGCACATCCCTGGAAGCCCACAGAACTAAAAAGACCTCATGCTTCACTTCATTCTTCCAAGCACCCACGAACTCAacaaatcccttttttttttttaaatgcctggaTTTCTCCATCAGTAAAACTGGCAATTAGGCTTTACCTGGCTTTGGGACTGTAGGGTGAAATTTCAATAGCAATGCAAATGTTTACTAGAGAGTGTTTTCACAGGTACTGTCCATTGGGAACTGTCTCCTAGAATAAATAAGCAAGGCTGGGGAGCAACTGGTCTTGATAATCTAATTTGTTAAGAAGATGGAGGAACTACTCTCCAGGGAGTGCCCAGCTTTTCTGTCTTTTGCAGCCTGTTCCATGGCTGTTTATAGCACATGGGATCCCATATGTCTCAACTGGCCGCTCTCTGAAAACAAGCCTCCATCACCTAAGTGGGGATAGAATCTTTTGCCACTAGAAGAGGTGGCAGGAAATGCAGTGTGAAGTGTGTCCCCTGCTGAGGCTGGATGGAGTTCCTAGAAGCAGCCAATAAATGTGACTCTACCAAGCCAGAGTCAGAATAACTTGGCCCTGACAGTGGGCTAAGCTGTACCATGAACTTGCCAGACTTACCTGCATAGCTGGAGCTTCCCCGGTGCTCTCTGGACTTCCTATTGGCTGCCTCTGTGGGCAGCGGGAGAGGCTACCCCTCTCCAGGAGACCATGGAAGTTCCTGAGCTGAGGAGTGGGCTTCCCTCTTTCTTAGGCGCAAACCATCCCTTCTCTCCAGGTGCAACCTAGGACCCTTGGAGTCACCCAGGTAGTCAACTTTCAAGATTGAATAAAATTGATGAGGCTTTAATAAAATACCTGTCTCCAACTTTACCTCAAACTGGTCCACTTTCCAGAAGCTATAACTTTGGACATGTACTAACAAGTGTGTGGTTCCCACAGCTTTTCACAGGGACAGTAGTTGTTCTGGAAACTGCACTGGCTTAGTAGGCAGAAAGCCTAGGTtggtggttctcaactctggctgcaaaataaaattgcatatacAGTTTTCTAAATAGGGATGGTAAAGCTTTGGCTTCCGAGATTCCAATTCAGTGGTTTCCAGCCATGACTCTGCTGTTACTTGGGGCCGTTAGGCACCTATTTCCTTATCTATTGAACTTGCATAATCACCCTCCTTATCTCACACAGATATGGTTAGGCTAGAGGAGATGAAGTATTACAAGTGCACTGTACAGTGGAAAGTGCAGGTTGAGATCTTAGGCTACTGTCCTGCCTTGTTTCACTCCTCCCTTCGTTCTAGCCTTACCTCCAAACATGCTCTGCCTCTTCCATCAACTTCATTCCCCAAAGTATAGTATGCAACAGCCCCAGACCCCCGAGATTCCAGTCTGCCTTGCTCCCCTGAGGTATCCAGTCACAGGGCTAGGAAGAACTTCCGAAAGGTTACTTCATCCCTCCTCGTGTCTTCAGGAAGAACCTGTTCCTGTTCCATCCCAGGCAGAGAACCTTCTTGGCTTTAAAGACTCCCTCAGACATAGACATTGAGCATCCTCCCATGACTCTACTCGATCTTATTTCTGCAGGGTAAGCCCACTGCAGAGCAATGGGGGCTTTGCTTGGGGCTCCCCGCAGGTGGCATTAGGAATGGTACAAACTGGAAGAAGTTGGCTGCCTCCATTGTCATCCTACTGCTGTTGCCTTAGGGTTCTGGAGCCTCTTCTACTGGCACTGCCTCTCCCCGTCCCCCTTAACTTAGGGTCCAAGTGAGACCTACTCCCAGAGATTCATACAGGCAGCCACACCTGTGGTTTGAAATAgtctttattttgtaaacatCTGTGTTTAAAATAGATGAACCCTGCTCACAATTCATTTACTGGACCCAAGACACAGTACACAAAGTTCACCCATCACAGGGAGATGGTGGGGGGTCAGGAGTGGGTGGAGTGCCTGGGGCTGAGTCTCAAGACAGCAGGCGCAGAGGTGGCGAGGAGGAAACAGGCAGGAGCGCCTGCTCAACAGTCTGGGCCGAATGCCAGATCCCAGGCCACCTCCTGGACAGGGGAAGTTTAGGGGTGAGAGGCCAACTCTGATACCTACTGAGCGGAGCTGCTCCCCAAAATCCCaactctcctcctgctcccatctctctccccagctgtGGCCCTGGTGGACGGGGCTGATCAGGCCATAGAATCCTGACCCCAGGTTTTCCTTTCCCGAACTTCTAgggtacagtaaaaatatagtCCCTTTTTCCTGAGGGGGCGAGGAGAGCAGGCAGTGGTGCCGCCTGATCTCCAGGGAAAGCTGCTAGACTGACCCACAGGTTGGCACCAATGCCCAATAAAACTTGCCCTGACTCAAGTCCCTGGCTGAGGGCACACCAAGGGTTGGCATTACCGACCTCCCTCCAGTGTGATGCTGCATGTCTTGACACCTGAGGAGTCAGTCAAGGCAGCATCTCCAGCCTTAGTCATCACTTCATCCTAAAGTCCGCTCTCTAAATATCTCATTAGCCAACTACTCCTAACCCTAACTACTCCtgccctccttttccttccactGCGCTAACCTATCCCCAATTCCTACATCCTGAGCTACCCTCTCCTGTTCTCTCCTGGTTTGAGAAGAGTCAGGAGGAAAGGTTTGGTGATTTCACCCCCCAGCCCCTTTTTGGAGGAGCAAGGAAGTGGGGCTCTTAACCCTTCACATGTGTGAGCCCTGGGTTCTGGTCCAGAGCCCAATTCTTTGTTTTAGCTCCAGCCCCTGCCATGCGATGTGGCTAATATGTAGTTAAAGAATGATCCTCCTACCTAGGCTCCTCCATCTTGGGACGGTGGGGAGGAGCCCTACGAGAGCTGGCAGCTGACCTGTTCCTTCCTTAAAAGGCCTCCTTCAAGCTACTCTTGGGCCACATGGTGTTAAAGAAACTTCTTCCTGAACAAAGAGCTCTGGGGGAGGGAGCCGCTTCCCTCCACCTGCAGCCACAGTGCAACTGGCACACCCTCAAGCCTCCTCCTCAGGAGCTAGAGGGGCAAGAAGAGCACGTTGTCCTGGAGGCTGAAGAGAACAGCACCAAGCATTTCTACCGGGGCTTTCGTTCTTTCTCCCCATGAAGGCCCTGCCCTTCTCCACAAACTTTGGGTCTCAGGAAAACTGTGAGAGCTGAAGGCTGGGTTCAATGAAAGACCACCAATGTGGCTATGTCACCTCTCACCGGCCAGGGGAGTGTGGGGTTTCCACAAGAAATGGAAGATGGAACCCAGGAAGCCCTGCTGCTGCCATGTTCCCCTCTGGTTTGCAAACTGCCATCCCTGGCCTGCAATCCCTTCTCTTCACCTGATATATAGGAGCTAGTCCTTCATTCCAAGTGCTCTCCTTTTTGGAGTGCATGCTTGGCTTGGCAGTACCTCTGGCCCCAGGGGTCTCCTTGCCCTTGAAGTGCCCTCAGGCCCTGGTCCACATCTTATGTTCAGGAACCCAGGTGGGGAGAAACTGTGTACACGCTGCATGGGAGGTAGAGAATGGAGGTGAATTTTTATCCCTGCCACCCctcatcactttttttccttctctgaggtACCTGCCTCCAAGCTCAGTTCCCCAAaagaggcaggtgggcaggcagcCAAGCAAGGCCCAAGCTGGGGGGCGGGCAGGGAGAGGTAGGACAGCCCTGGCTTGAGGACCACCAGTTTGGTGTTTCATTCCTACCTTGATGTTCCACTTTCCCAGATCAGTGGGGAGGCAGGCCCATGGAACAAGAAGAgacggggtgggggagggaggagaggaagaagcacCCCGTAGCCTCTGGCCCACCCACAAAGCAGGGGGGCCTTCTCCCCAGAGCAGAGTATGGAACATCCCCATGAGCCTGAGTCCATTCCCTTAGACAGGGttagggagaaagggaagaaaggctgCACTAGCAGCCACACAGCAGGACACATAGGGAAAGGGGTATGAGGGGCTGGGACACAAACACACTGGaggggaaggggacagagaaagagaagtgggaagaagagagaaaaagcgGAGAGGAGACAAGATGCACTGAGAAAGAAGGAGCCTTAAAGTGGCCTTGTCTCCAGACTCGGCCACTGTGTGGGGTGCTAGGGTGGTGAGACAGCACGTGTAGCACATTTGGGGCTCACAGCAGGCCTGTGGCTGGGGAACAGACTGGAAGACACTACTCCAGGCtagaggggctgggggcagaggctgcTCGGAGATGACACAGCACTGCTCTCAGGACCAGGCGGGGGGGTAGCAGCTACTGATGTTCCACAGGGTCACCCAaatgagaggagaggcagggccaAGCCCCGACTCCCTGTCTGCCCACCGGCCTCCTGAGGGAGGGGGGATCGTGTGGGTGCTCCACGCAGGAACCTCAGCACCAGCAGGTTTTCGAAGAGTTCGCTGGGCCCTCAGGTTTGCCCTcatcctcctccagctctgccagTGCCAACTCGTTGCTGGCACGTGTC includes:
- the GPX2 gene encoding glutathione peroxidase 2, with translation MAYIAKSFYDLSAISLDGEKIDFNTFRGRAVLIENVASLUGTTTRDFTQLNELQCRFPRRLVVLGFPCNQFGHQENCQNEEILNSLKYVRPGGGFQPTFTLVQKCEVNGQNQHPVFAYLKDKLPYPYDDPLSLMTDPKFIIWSPVCRSDVSWNFEKFLIGPEGEPFRRYSRTFPTINIEPDIKRLLKVAI